Proteins co-encoded in one Desulfitobacterium hafniense DCB-2 genomic window:
- a CDS encoding molybdopterin-dependent oxidoreductase, with translation MWNLRNPINQDVYKKDWQWQEGEYTVTRTCQWSGPGCHQGCSVLFYTKDNKLIKVEGDPNSNINNGRLCMRCFAVPEATYHPTRIIHPQKRVGERGENKWEQITWDEAYDIIESKVRKIWEEYTPKSIVTCFGTGRNATWQSPVLSLVGYKSPNIGGGFLSGDSCYAPRLMAMHTFLGGSFIADLGQLFEQQYDHPEWEPPKYIVLWGCNPIMSNSDGFFGHWVVDAMKLGSKLITVDPRLTWLAAKSEVWLQIRPGTDCAVAMGILNYMINEGVYDREFVDKWCYGFEELKEAVKDMTPARAAEIAWTSEEKIIDIAKKLGTTKPWAMQWGVPIDQAKHGVATSQAIVSIMALSGNIDIPGSSVLVDTGYIQSDVRAAMMHNVSPDISKDRFGDEFPIRKYGFINQHMTDSMLAAIETGKPYPVRMLHIMSTNTFANMGAEAKRVYDAMKSVDFIVVADLFMTPTAVACADIFLPVAMSPERWGLRGWWNPLRTITKVIDGGDVKSDEEIALDLVKRLNPEDAPWADVPELLNYVLTDLQSATYKGTFDELKKLGPSGYYTEVHYRKYENGLLRPDGQPGFNTPTGRIELKATMFEDFDLPAVTYWAEPTESPVSTPELMKDYPFVLTTGQRCYEFFHSEHRQLESMREFHPDPITEINPEDAAALGIKDGDWVYLENKHGKAKLKARLHPGMLKGVVNAEHGWWFPEREAAEPSLYGVFESNANCLTTQFDYGPTSYGAPYKNQICKVYKA, from the coding sequence ATGTGGAATCTCAGGAATCCCATCAACCAGGATGTCTATAAGAAGGACTGGCAGTGGCAGGAAGGTGAATATACCGTAACCCGAACCTGCCAATGGTCTGGTCCAGGCTGCCACCAGGGATGCTCAGTACTGTTTTATACCAAAGATAATAAACTGATCAAAGTCGAAGGCGACCCCAACAGCAATATCAACAACGGCAGACTTTGCATGCGCTGTTTTGCCGTACCGGAGGCAACCTATCATCCGACCCGGATTATCCATCCGCAAAAACGCGTCGGCGAAAGAGGAGAAAATAAGTGGGAACAAATTACCTGGGATGAAGCTTACGACATCATTGAGAGCAAGGTCAGAAAGATCTGGGAAGAATATACGCCCAAATCTATTGTGACTTGCTTCGGTACCGGACGCAATGCAACCTGGCAGTCCCCGGTTTTGAGCCTGGTAGGATATAAGAGCCCCAATATCGGCGGCGGATTCCTAAGCGGTGACTCCTGCTATGCACCCCGTTTAATGGCTATGCACACCTTCTTGGGCGGTTCTTTTATCGCCGACCTTGGCCAGCTTTTTGAACAACAATATGATCATCCGGAATGGGAACCGCCGAAATATATTGTTCTCTGGGGCTGTAACCCGATCATGAGCAATTCCGACGGCTTCTTTGGCCACTGGGTCGTCGACGCCATGAAGCTGGGAAGCAAGCTGATTACGGTTGACCCCCGTCTGACCTGGCTCGCCGCCAAGTCGGAGGTTTGGCTGCAAATCCGTCCCGGCACCGACTGCGCCGTGGCGATGGGTATACTGAATTATATGATCAATGAAGGTGTCTATGATCGTGAGTTTGTGGACAAATGGTGCTATGGTTTTGAAGAGCTTAAGGAAGCGGTCAAAGATATGACCCCGGCCAGAGCAGCCGAGATTGCCTGGACTTCCGAGGAAAAGATTATAGATATTGCGAAAAAGCTGGGCACCACCAAACCCTGGGCCATGCAGTGGGGCGTGCCCATTGACCAGGCCAAGCACGGCGTCGCTACCTCCCAGGCTATCGTTTCCATCATGGCGCTCAGCGGCAACATCGACATTCCGGGAAGCAGCGTCCTGGTGGACACCGGCTATATCCAATCCGATGTCAGAGCCGCTATGATGCACAACGTCAGTCCTGATATTTCCAAAGACCGCTTCGGCGATGAATTCCCCATCCGTAAATATGGTTTTATCAATCAGCATATGACCGACTCCATGCTGGCCGCTATCGAAACCGGGAAACCTTACCCGGTCAGAATGCTGCATATCATGAGCACGAATACCTTCGCCAATATGGGCGCCGAAGCGAAAAGAGTTTATGACGCCATGAAATCCGTTGATTTCATTGTGGTGGCCGACTTGTTCATGACGCCGACTGCCGTAGCCTGTGCCGACATTTTTCTCCCCGTGGCCATGAGTCCGGAACGTTGGGGCCTGCGCGGCTGGTGGAATCCTCTGCGCACAATTACCAAAGTTATTGACGGCGGGGATGTCAAATCCGATGAGGAAATCGCGCTGGACCTCGTGAAACGCCTCAACCCGGAGGATGCACCCTGGGCTGATGTCCCGGAGCTTCTCAATTATGTTCTGACGGATTTGCAGAGCGCTACCTATAAAGGAACTTTTGATGAACTGAAAAAACTGGGCCCTTCCGGCTATTATACCGAAGTTCACTATCGCAAATATGAAAACGGTTTACTGCGTCCCGATGGACAGCCCGGTTTCAATACGCCCACCGGAAGAATCGAACTCAAAGCGACCATGTTTGAAGATTTTGATCTTCCCGCTGTAACGTATTGGGCGGAGCCTACCGAGAGCCCGGTTTCCACGCCTGAACTGATGAAAGACTATCCGTTTGTTCTCACCACCGGACAAAGATGTTATGAATTCTTCCACTCCGAACATCGTCAGCTGGAGTCCATGCGGGAATTCCATCCCGATCCGATCACGGAAATCAACCCGGAAGACGCTGCGGCTTTAGGCATCAAAGACGGAGATTGGGTGTATCTGGAAAACAAACATGGCAAGGCCAAACTAAAGGCGAGACTCCATCCCGGCATGCTCAAGGGCGTGGTGAACGCTGAGCACGGCTGGTGGTTCCCGGAAAGAGAAGCAGCGGAACCCAGCCTTTACGGCGTGTTTGAGTCCAATGCAA